One segment of Macrotis lagotis isolate mMagLag1 chromosome 1, bilby.v1.9.chrom.fasta, whole genome shotgun sequence DNA contains the following:
- the SLC66A1 gene encoding lysosomal amino acid transporter 1 homolog isoform X3 has translation MGNMDQALSIWFLMGWLGGDSCNLIGSFLANQLPLQTYTAIYYVLADLLMISLFFYYKYKNKRSLISSPINTAFLFISFGAVSTSPLFLQFNSSAPQEVFRSRTLLHIELTDKPFTKQEIIGFTIGSISSLLYLLSRLPQIYTNFQRKSTEGISYSLFAMVILGNMMYGLSVLLKNPEAGQTENSFLLHHLPWLIGSLGVLLLDVIISIQFLIYRGHPSSHEREPLLSQNPS, from the exons ATGGGCAACATGGACCAGGCCTTATCCATTTGGTTCCTGATGGGTTGGTTAGGTGGAGACTCCTGTAACCTCATTGGCTCTTTCCTCGCCAATCAGCTACCTCTACAG ACCTACACCGCCATCTATTATGTGCTGGCTGATCTCCTAATGATATCCCTCTTCTTCtattacaaatacaaaaacaagcgCTCCTTAA TATCATCTCCCATCAACACAGCCTTCCTGTTCATCTCCTTTGGGGCAGTGTCAACCAGCCCTCTCTTCCTCCAGTTCAACTCCTCAGCCCCACAGGAGGTCTTCAGGAGTAGGACCCTTCTGCATATAGAGCTCACTGATAAA CCCTTCACCAAGCAGGAGATCATTGGCTTCACCATTGGCTCCATCTCCAGTTTGCTCTACCTGCTGTCTCGCCTGCCCCAGATCTATACTAAT TTTCAGAGAAAGTCCACCGAGGGTATCTCCTACTCCCTCTTTGCCATGGTGATTTTGGGCAACATGATGTATGGGCTGAGCGTGCTCCTGAAGAATCCTGAGGCCGGGCAGACCGAGAACAGCTTCCTTCTCCATCACCTCCCCTGGCTCATCGGCAGCCTGGGTGTGCTCCTGCTGGATGTCATC ATCTCcattcagttcctcatctatagagGACATCCCTCCTCCCATGAGAGAGAGCCTCTACTGAGCCAGAATCCTAGCTGA
- the SLC66A1 gene encoding lysosomal amino acid transporter 1 homolog isoform X1, with amino-acid sequence MGLSGSPKATQLGHYEVSETGFEPRIISTPIMVWKNFGSRVLIAENFSSCPNGSLWIWDVFNECAQDGWDIASVVLGLSSILCFIAASFPQYIKACRMGNMDQALSIWFLMGWLGGDSCNLIGSFLANQLPLQTYTAIYYVLADLLMISLFFYYKYKNKRSLISSPINTAFLFISFGAVSTSPLFLQFNSSAPQEVFRSRTLLHIELTDKPFTKQEIIGFTIGSISSLLYLLSRLPQIYTNFQRKSTEGISYSLFAMVILGNMMYGLSVLLKNPEAGQTENSFLLHHLPWLIGSLGVLLLDVIISIQFLIYRGHPSSHEREPLLSQNPS; translated from the exons atggggttaagtggctcgcccaaggccacacagctaggtcattatgaagtgtctgagaccggatttgaacccag AATCATTTCCACCCCCATCATGGTCTGGAAGAACTTTGGCTCCAGGGTACTCATTGCCGAGAACTTCTCCAGCTGTCCCAATGGCTCCCTTTGGATCTGGGATGTATTCAATGAGTGTGCCCAGGATGGGTGGGACATAGCCAGCGTGGTCCTGGGCCTGTCTTCAATACTCTGTTTTATTGCTGCTTCCTTCCC CCAGTACATCAAGGCCTGCAGGATGGGCAACATGGACCAGGCCTTATCCATTTGGTTCCTGATGGGTTGGTTAGGTGGAGACTCCTGTAACCTCATTGGCTCTTTCCTCGCCAATCAGCTACCTCTACAG ACCTACACCGCCATCTATTATGTGCTGGCTGATCTCCTAATGATATCCCTCTTCTTCtattacaaatacaaaaacaagcgCTCCTTAA TATCATCTCCCATCAACACAGCCTTCCTGTTCATCTCCTTTGGGGCAGTGTCAACCAGCCCTCTCTTCCTCCAGTTCAACTCCTCAGCCCCACAGGAGGTCTTCAGGAGTAGGACCCTTCTGCATATAGAGCTCACTGATAAA CCCTTCACCAAGCAGGAGATCATTGGCTTCACCATTGGCTCCATCTCCAGTTTGCTCTACCTGCTGTCTCGCCTGCCCCAGATCTATACTAAT TTTCAGAGAAAGTCCACCGAGGGTATCTCCTACTCCCTCTTTGCCATGGTGATTTTGGGCAACATGATGTATGGGCTGAGCGTGCTCCTGAAGAATCCTGAGGCCGGGCAGACCGAGAACAGCTTCCTTCTCCATCACCTCCCCTGGCTCATCGGCAGCCTGGGTGTGCTCCTGCTGGATGTCATC ATCTCcattcagttcctcatctatagagGACATCCCTCCTCCCATGAGAGAGAGCCTCTACTGAGCCAGAATCCTAGCTGA
- the SLC66A1 gene encoding lysosomal amino acid transporter 1 homolog isoform X2 translates to MVWKNFGSRVLIAENFSSCPNGSLWIWDVFNECAQDGWDIASVVLGLSSILCFIAASFPQYIKACRMGNMDQALSIWFLMGWLGGDSCNLIGSFLANQLPLQTYTAIYYVLADLLMISLFFYYKYKNKRSLISSPINTAFLFISFGAVSTSPLFLQFNSSAPQEVFRSRTLLHIELTDKPFTKQEIIGFTIGSISSLLYLLSRLPQIYTNFQRKSTEGISYSLFAMVILGNMMYGLSVLLKNPEAGQTENSFLLHHLPWLIGSLGVLLLDVIISIQFLIYRGHPSSHEREPLLSQNPS, encoded by the exons ATGGTCTGGAAGAACTTTGGCTCCAGGGTACTCATTGCCGAGAACTTCTCCAGCTGTCCCAATGGCTCCCTTTGGATCTGGGATGTATTCAATGAGTGTGCCCAGGATGGGTGGGACATAGCCAGCGTGGTCCTGGGCCTGTCTTCAATACTCTGTTTTATTGCTGCTTCCTTCCC CCAGTACATCAAGGCCTGCAGGATGGGCAACATGGACCAGGCCTTATCCATTTGGTTCCTGATGGGTTGGTTAGGTGGAGACTCCTGTAACCTCATTGGCTCTTTCCTCGCCAATCAGCTACCTCTACAG ACCTACACCGCCATCTATTATGTGCTGGCTGATCTCCTAATGATATCCCTCTTCTTCtattacaaatacaaaaacaagcgCTCCTTAA TATCATCTCCCATCAACACAGCCTTCCTGTTCATCTCCTTTGGGGCAGTGTCAACCAGCCCTCTCTTCCTCCAGTTCAACTCCTCAGCCCCACAGGAGGTCTTCAGGAGTAGGACCCTTCTGCATATAGAGCTCACTGATAAA CCCTTCACCAAGCAGGAGATCATTGGCTTCACCATTGGCTCCATCTCCAGTTTGCTCTACCTGCTGTCTCGCCTGCCCCAGATCTATACTAAT TTTCAGAGAAAGTCCACCGAGGGTATCTCCTACTCCCTCTTTGCCATGGTGATTTTGGGCAACATGATGTATGGGCTGAGCGTGCTCCTGAAGAATCCTGAGGCCGGGCAGACCGAGAACAGCTTCCTTCTCCATCACCTCCCCTGGCTCATCGGCAGCCTGGGTGTGCTCCTGCTGGATGTCATC ATCTCcattcagttcctcatctatagagGACATCCCTCCTCCCATGAGAGAGAGCCTCTACTGAGCCAGAATCCTAGCTGA